The region GCCACACTCACCGCAGGTCAGCACACCTCGGACAAAATTGTAGTTTATAACCGCAGGTGGTTGGGCCTTTAACTGGTCACGCTTTGCGTCAAGGTCCACTCGCCTATGCTCTTCAAAGGATTGCACTTTGGTAATCACTGTATGCCTCCACTTCGGCCGATCTTGTGCCGAAATCTCACTCATGTGACGCTTCAGCACATCTTTGTAGTGCAAAAGTTGGCCGCCCTATTTCCACTTGCCACTTTGCACCTCAGAGTAGAAGATACGCTTAGCAACTCTATCATTAGACACCACCACTACCTACCCCttacaaaattaataattaagtaGAGCATCTTTTTAGCTTATTTGCTGTGTATAATTATGTGCGTGTAAGTATCACGATTGAAACAGAAGTGCCCAAAAAACACATGTTCCACAACGACTACAAAATGCAACAATCGACAGTGTGACGTTGCAAGGTCGCCTCAGTTAGTCATACGCAGGAAGCGAAGTTGATGCGGCCTTGCAGTCAAACCACAAACGACTAGTTTTTATGTATCTAATCCACCATTTGAAAAGGTcacaaacaaaaacgtctcACGTTATTAATCCCTGTTGGGGTTTCCGTGATGTGATGTCGTGACTGAATCAGGAGCGGCTCGCGGTGTGATGGATGGCTATTAGCTTTGTCACGTAGATACATAAAACACTCCCACTCAACACATGATGACATAATAGAGAAAGTAGTATTTTTAATTAGAGTAAGCTTTTTTATTAGTACACTGACGATTGCGTGCGAAAAACCGTTGCACTCTATACACATGCCCAAacctatttgatattttttaaaggaaaaataatttaggtacctaataaccAATAAAGTCCCACTAAGTAAAAGGAAAATTTTAAATCATAATGAAGATTGTGTACGCACTACACGCTTTTGCAAATTGTTACACTGCCGTTAGTACCTACTATTgacttaggtacttatgtaaGTCCTACTTGTATGTACCTAAGACGTTCAATTTCTCAATAAATTGCATTGCCAATTGAATAATGGCTATTGAGATGTGACGTTGATTTCACCGTTGGGGTCACAATACAATAGGACTTGTTACCTCGTTAAGGGTCAATCAATTGTGTCTACGTATATACTTACAAGTCGGTAAATGGTAACAAACTATGAAACTACGATTACAGACGGTtcgttgtttttgtttattttgcacATAGAAATGTTATCAGACTAAACACCGCTTTATTGTACCCATGTTTTGCGGATTTTGATACCTTTTGATATTTCCGACTAGgttgtacttaaataaattgtatactTAATAAGAAAGAACATGTATAGGGTACCAAACGCTATTCGTATGTATAGCAAACTTGCGGCCATATATTTCAAGCCCCGCTGAACAATCATTTTGATCAAATCTTGTGGGAATTCGATAAGAAACAAACGCCGTACCTATACGGAGCAGCAATACGTTAACTGGCTTACCTACTTAGACAGTAGAAAGGAGAAAGTAAATATAATGGAGCCATTAAATTGACTTATTAGATGTAAACATGTTAAAGAAAAACTGTCTACTAACATTTTACTATCTATAATTATCCATCGTTATTCAATGCAATAACCAATGATTATTTGGCCTGCAGTAAAATGTGTGAAGAGCAAAGTGGGCTTCTTCGCCGAGCGCCTCTACCACTCCATGAAGGGCCTGGGCACCAACGACAAGACCCTCATCAGGATCGTGGTCAGCCGCTCCGAGATCGACCTCGGGGACATCAAGCAGGCCTTCCTGGAGAAGTACGGCAAGCCCCTGGAGGAGTGGATCGCTGTAAGTAAAACTATACCTTGTTTCTTCGCTGCTAAGACGCATAATTGGAAGCTAAagataatcataataatatgaggtattgggtacctacctaaaattgGTTGGAATTAGTTGGCCATACGTCGGAGTTAAACGCTTCGTTTTATTTGGAATTTGCTGTTTAATTTAATTGCTGAAAATAAAATGCTTAGTCCAAAGACTTGATGAAGGCAAGTTTTATATCGACTaaaaatgattattatttatttctatttacATACTTCACTGATTTATTGTATTCACGTAACcgacaataatataaaaactattACATTCATAAGATAATTCGTGCCTATGAGCTTTGGACAAAGCATAGAACATTTTTAACTATCTTttatatagtttatatcgtgTTTGATTTAGAAACTATAGTTTACTAACACTATTATATTTAGAAACTATAGTTTACTAACACTATTAGTTTGCTATCGGTGTATTTAGACTCACTAACCCAATAACTATTGCACATGCGTCACGTTTTATCGTACGCTATTTACATTTGTTTACCTTTAtcgttaaaatatataattaacacATTTTATCACCTAATTAACAGTATTCCATAAATCGCACTTTTACAATCACAGGAATTAAATGTATTCATATCACATAAATGTACCTAATTATGGCCTAGAATGTAAATGGTGATGGTCTAATCGTAATGGTAATTAGAACAGTCTTCCTGACTGCATGAAATACTTCAACAATAACCCTTTTTCTATGAAACTGACCCATACTTTCAAACAAGATTTTCATAACCGAAAACTTACTAAGTATATAGAATAAAAAGCATGACGCTATCTTCAACAGCAAAACAAAAATTCATCTTCACATCTtaccaatattttaaatttatcatattaagAGAATGCATTTTTGTATCAATATACAgatctatttattattatagctATTACGAAAGTATATAGCTGAGAGAGAATAAATTAATTGAATTGTTATAATGAGATTAATGAGTGAGTTCGGAACGTTATCAACAATGTTGTGTTTCATTTTGTGTTCGTTTTCAAAATTTTCTGGGCAATTCTTCGGCGTTTCAACTGACAACAAACTAATCATAGACACCAACTTACATCAAATAATTGAGTGTCCTCAACACTATTTTCTACTCTGAAATTATGGGGTAACACATAGTACCTAATAAGTATTATCTGAACCCTGAGTATTGATTTTAAGTAAAAACCTTCGCTATTAATGGTAATTACACTGATTACCTATATCAGTGgttggcaaccttttagcagccaagggccacatagtagttaacgaagtggacgcgggccgcactttgttaatattcatgactttatcagacattgtcatttgtcaatattacatacaaaatagccagggaggctcgcgggccgcaagtgagaggttcgcgggccgcatgcggcccgcgggccgctggttgccgaccgctgacatAGATCATTAATAACGATATTTAAGATTAAGCAAGTTTCTTCGTTGATTGATCAATATATATTTGGGTCATTTTATAAACGCCTGTAATCTGTTACAATATAGATGTTGAAAAGAAACTTCCACTTTTGTAACATATTACAAGCCTTTATAAAACGACCTTTTGCTAAGGACTGAAACCAAATTCACGGCAGGCTAGGTTGAAACGCCAGAATTTGCCCTAACTGTTTGGCTAACCACGGCTCGCGGTGTTGCGTGTGTTGGGCGCCACGCATGGCATAACTTGCTTCGAGTGTTCGTGATTTGACTAAAGATTGGTTCAGGCTCAGGAACATCCGTTTTGGTTGCAGGGCGACACGTCCGGAGATTACAAGAAGGCTTTATTGACCGTTGTCGAATAATTGTTGGGCAGGCGGCGGCGATTCAAACAAACGCTAATTCCAATTATTTAAGCTAAACGTCAATTTCTCGGTTGTAATTTGATCTGATAGGCCATCTGCGCGCGGCCTCTAAACTGTTATCCTCACTTGAAGACGGAGCGAGCCAGTTTTGCGGCCGCGCCTTtaagattaatttatttttaaaaagatctGTATATTTTGTTCCTTTGCACATAGTCATGTAACTTATCTTTGCACTGTACATACTGTCTAGCTGATGGCTTCTTCATGCATGAGCGCGAGTGCTGAATGGTTTTTACAAGTAGTTGTTGATTTTTCAGGAGGACGTAGGAGGTACTCGGGGCCTACTGCTCTCTACCTTGAGCTACTAGACCCCGCATGCCACTAACATGCAATCTCAGTATTACGAGCGTCCTTTCGTGTAACCTTGCTGTGTGAAGAAAGTAGTCTCATCACAAATACTTATACCATTGTATCGATGTAACTTAAATGTGCATTTTATTAAAgacatttataattttaagatattAGAAATCTcgtgtttgatatttttattttatttactgaattTTATTTACCGCATGGTGTGTGAAAAATCTCAACTGAAATTGTGGGCCAGTTTCGTATTAAGTTTTACGCTTATTACAGCTTCGTTTTCGGTATTGTTTGCAGGAAGACATAAACGGCGATTTTCGAGATGTCCTAGTCGGCCTTTGTTACTAAGCCTGCAACTATGAGGCAGATTTACTCTTGcatgcgtaggtacctatattgtaACATGGTCTGTTAGGTCGTTATGTACAAATGAAATGTAATGTTTTCCAGGGTGATACGAAGGGCGACTACAAACGCGTGTTACTCACTCTCGTACAATAGCGACGATACGCATAATATAAGACTACATGTTGTTATGAATTGATGTTGTGCGCATAAGCTAAGTTCCGATCTGAAACTGCCTTTACATTGTATAACTGTTGAGATGATAGAAAAAGCTTGATATTTTTGTGAAATGAGATATTTATTGATGCTGTAGTTTCGTTTACAatatatttacattaataaTTAAAGTATGTTCCACAATCTGGTTTTATTCTACGTCCCTTATCCCTTCCTCGGTTATCTGAAAACGAAAATTCTTTCAGTCTGATATGATATGTAGGTAATAATTTTTATGGAATCAATTAAATCATTCAATTTGGAAGGTGATCAGAACTGTTAAATAACGTAACGTTCTCAAATCTCGGCTCGTTAGTCGTTTTGACAGGCAGGATGAAAAGTACTGTCAGCGATAAGAGCTTGTAtcataaattatatctatacaAAAACATATTGCTATTAGGAGTAAAGTATCGGTCGTGCATTTTTTGTATCATACGCAAATCATACCACTTAAGCGAACTGCTTGCTGATATGTTATGCTCATAAATAGGTACTAGGATGAGGAACGGGTGCCACACAAACacgtaaataaatagttatctcATCCCGTTTGAAACTACATCAGATGATAATTtaggtatattaaaatataaataatattgtcaGCCGGCAATttcgcggtggaaagaccgtcagctgATGCCCTGAAGCCCGTAACGCAGAAGCCAAACGGGagcatgtattatttatttaaatgcgcCGTCCCTATTTCATCACCAAAGTAGTTAAGGAAGATGTAGAAGCCTCGTGAACATCGGAATCACTGTACGTACCTTGAACGTGATCACAGCGTTCGGAGCAGAGCTGCGCCCTGGCGTCGGCTAGTGCAACCACGCTGGTGCCAGAGGAGAGACCCACACGGGTGCTTATCTAACACCTCgatggcccaatattacaggtttctatgttacattttcatgatagttgaaattcgacttaatgtcactatgagaatgttcaaatttcacttcgttaaaagtgaaacatagaaccctgtaatattgggccagctaTCTGCCAGTATGAACATACCTTGAACGTGCCAACAACGTTAGGCGCGTTATTTGACTTGAGCATGAGGGCGGCGCGCTCCCCGCCGCGGTCCGCGAGCAGCACGCGGCGCGAGCAGCGGTGCGCCCATGCGTCGCCTAGGGCACCCACGCTGGCGCCGGAGGAGAGACCCACACGCGTGCTCATCTCGTTCGTTAACACCACCTGCCAGTATCAACACAGTCTATACAGTCGTTCGACGGGGGCCAAGGGGGGgttcgcgcgcacccgagctgcatacatcgctgtcatcgcattgttagtagctcggtacacgtcaaaggccgtcggaccactgttatcttactttttacactgtggtaTCACCATTGGTTATATGTATCATTGGTTATGTGTATGTATGGATATtttacttaggggtcatccattaattacgtcacacgaatttctaggttttttgacccccccccccccttgtcacatttggtcacatttggcaaacccctcccccctagtgtgacgtcacattttttctacgaaatcgccaaatcgaattaagtaagtacctaaggggctattcataaattacgttatttcaaattagggggggggggtctggacatcggatgacggtagcatgaagtaggaggaaatggggtcatttgaagcatgattttggatgattatagggggggggggtcaaaaatcgtcaaaaatcgatgacgtaatttatggacagcccctaagtattattaatattttatcaaaatatttttgacgatataaatattagtaattttataacccaaaactgcttaggaaagaaaattaaaagaataaaaacgattatcgttttaaaaacttgttatttaaatgtacagcgaataaaataatttaaaaaaaaatttcggttactgatgaagttaaagtgacgtcacaaagtttgtgtctcccccctcccccatgtcacaatatgtcacattttcttgacccctccctccccctaaacgtgtgacgtaattaatggatgaccccttatgtgTGGTGGCAGTCTCTCTATAAGAAAGCAGTTCGTTTATAGGGTAGGTAAGGTAGATCAGGGACTGACAAACTGTGGCTGAGACAACACAACACAGTTGGTCTTTTTTACTGAAATGTCATCCGATCCATCATGGTTGGATGGACAAACTTTTTAGATAtagaatattataatataattggtATTGTTAATGGTTAAGTTAGGATTACTAGCTGTAAGAAGCATAAAGCAATTGGATTTCTGGATACTTACAGCAATTTGGTTTTCTAATGCAGTTTTATGTAGCTCTGCCATCAAGCGGAACAGTAGCCCTGTCCTTTGTTTTGTGGATATGCCCTCTTTGAATGGGAATGCAATGGAATCTATTACTATGAGTTTTATCTGaaatcaaagtaaaataaatattttttgatgtcTGTTACATATATTCAATTTAGAAACCTGGTCCTTTACAGCCCGGCAGACTCCTTGGGTAATTTTACAAAAGTCAGTTTAAAAATTTAGGTAtttgttttcaatttcaataaataGATATGTTTACAGTCTAACATACACTATATAAAATATATGATAAAGATGGTTATAGACTCAGTTACAAACAATGTATTTTTGGGGAATGGCtaaatagataggtacctacactgcAATATATTAGGTACCCTACATGCCCCAACAGGTGCACTGAGCTGTGCAATATACTTACATTAGGATGTTGCTGCACAAATTTAGGTAAATTGTGAATACATGCACAGAACTTCTCCAAACCAAATGCATCCATGTAGTGTAATTTCTTTAAAGCATCTTCTTCCTGCACCGCTATGCTTGTGTGCAGTAGCCTCTGGCATTTGCTGAGGCTTGCAAAGAGGATTTCTGAAAAAAAACCTATCTTACTATGTTTTGTCTTTCTTCCACATAGCAATAAGCAACAGTAAATTAGcttaattataaaatacctaGTAAACCTACACAGAATGTTACATGCCTGCCTACTTTTATATACAGTTATTATATGTTTGTATGCAGTAAATGCATGTTTTcgattattcttattcttacctTTAAACCTGTAAATACTGAAATTCGTATTGGTGTCGATGTATAAGGCTTCAGAGCTTAGTCCTCCAAGGACCTTCGGTATTTGAACAGAAGCACAGAATTGTAAACtaagacaaaacaaaataataaaatgcaaaataGCCAGTTGTAAGTAACAAATTTAATGTGGATTAGCATTTCTAAGACTCTGGAATTAGGTAAAATAAGATTTTAAGGATTGACTAACAATGAACTAGGAACTGCATACAACTtaccataattgtgtttttccTGAGCCTGGCAATCCTATTAATTCTGTAATAGAACCTAACTGGAGCCCGTCATTGCCTAGTGCATTATCCAAGCTCAAACTGAACGAGGGTATAGAAGGTAAAGAAGTTTCTCTCTGAAATATAAATTAGGTGCAAATCAGTGTTCACTTCAATAGAAACTTAATTCGTTTAAATCACAGAACTAACCTGCCATAGTTCTGTTGCATTATAAATTTTAAAGgctgacataattattgactGTGGATGGCACTCTAATGGcgcataaataacaaaattctCACTTTTTCAGTCACAAAATGCAATGAACTTTTGAAATTTCGTGGCTTACACACGTTGACATATGTTAATCAGTGTTGCCACTGTTAATATAAATAAACCGTAGTGACGAGCAACCGATTATTACCGTTTTACAGAGCCATCTTTTGTTGAGTAGTAGTAACTAACTTTCCATTTTACAGAGCCACCTTTTATCGAATAGTGGTACTAATTTAGTTACTATTTACTTCGCTAGATGGCAGAAGGATTCTCATACGTATAATGATTGTACTATTTACCACTAGATGGCAGCAGGCGCTAAattcatattttaaaatgtGGATAGTATGttctttaattttattacattggTTAAATTCTGTGTTATTGATATAATCTTCACTAAATCTTTACATGTACTTAAACAAAATAAGATACATTTAATCAATCATAATTTTCTTTATCTGTTAAACAACTAAACGCCAAAACCGTGCGGACACAAAACGCAGTAAATGTCAAGTTGTCAATGTCAATATATACGTATTTTCGGTATTTTTGTTTGTAAATCAGTGCGATATTAATTTATAAGGGTTTTTAACTATAAATCAACAGCATGAATCAAATGAACTTGCATGTTCCTTTAAACCCAGTGGGAGCGGCTCCTAACGTCGGAGTCGGCGTCGGTATGCCGATGCCAGTAGCTGGTGCTATCATGCAGCAACCTTCCCCTCAACACGCTCAGCAAATGCAGCCAGCAATGGCACAGCCGCCTCAGCAAGATAAAATGGACAATATCTCTAAAGTCAAGACGCTCATGAGCTCTCTGCGCGAGTCTATACCTGTAAGTAAAATAATtcagtataatttaaaatacctTGGAATGGATCCCTTAGCCCTTagccacagaacaccgcctctagaaacctaatattggccattttgttcgagacgcaaatcaccaaactgtgaggtgcgggaggggcgCTCACGGcattgcgattggtcgtttcaaacatggcgcgctgacacgtgcaagcgtagggatgggacatgttcattacaggtagtgggtactgctaccagtgatatcgaaatttattgtggtaaaattgttacaagtagtatacttagagtaaacttacttaataattatattgattaatttaatatttcattaagtaatttaacaatgtacctgaaatttttacttaacatgttagggcatttctgtttaaagtacccagaacatgaattttaaagtttagattttttatattatttctactcagaatcgcaatctctttcgatacgagaaaaaagtgtcgccaaaatctcatacaattattttcttttgtccgttttattaaggtcattgaaggttgtattgaaaacatattcaaatggaccaataatatatgcctattacaaatcaactccgagttctctcgcgcttctttgaagttcatcatcaggtctatctcgtgacatgagacctaactgctcacctagaggattcaaAAAAaaccatacaacatatgtctatcacaaaccaacaccgagttccctcgaactttctttgaagttcatcatcaggtccatctcgtgacatgagatctaactgctcacctagaggattctaaaaaacccatacaacatatgtctatcacagaccaacaccgagttccctcgaacttctttgaagttcatcatcaggtccatctcgtgacatgagacctaactgctcacctagaggattctaaaaaacccatacaacatatgtctatcacaaaccaacaccgagttccctcgcacttctttgaagttcatcatcaggtccatctcgtgacatgagacctaactgcttacctagaggattctaaaaaacccatacaacctatgtctatcacaaaccaacaccgagttccctcgcacttctttggagttcatcatcaggtccatcttgTGACATGaggcctaactgctcacctagaggattctaaataacccatacaacatatgtctatcacaaaccaacaccgagttccctcgtaggtacttctttgaagttcatgaTCAG is a window of Cydia splendana chromosome 1, ilCydSple1.2, whole genome shotgun sequence DNA encoding:
- the LOC134796009 gene encoding uncharacterized protein LOC134796009: MSAFKIYNATELWQRETSLPSIPSFSLSLDNALGNDGLQLGSITELIGLPGSGKTQLCLQFCASVQIPKVLGGLSSEALYIDTNTNFSIYRFKEILFASLSKCQRLLHTSIAVQEEDALKKLHYMDAFGLEKFCACIHNLPKFVQQHPNIKLIVIDSIAFPFKEGISTKQRTGLLFRLMAELHKTALENQIAVVLTNEMSTRVGLSSGASVGALGDAWAHRCSRRVLLADRGGERAALMLKSNNAPNVVGTFKITEEGIRDVE